A genomic stretch from Pontivivens ytuae includes:
- a CDS encoding DUF1194 domain-containing protein, whose amino-acid sequence MIRALLLTLALAAPAEARCRLALALGMDISSSVNSWEYELQLYGLAAAFRDEAVIEAILSVPGQHVLVLPYEWSGQMQQDAIGGWTRLSSAEEIAALADRLSAHTRRYQNFSTGIGTALEYAIRQFDRLPERCDRHVIDLSGDGVDNDGRTAPELHPRLIAAGITVNALVIAGGDPDPVSYYADQVIVGPDAFHLIARNGFEDYPELIKGKLIRELNPPLLIGEAAEEEPAPTR is encoded by the coding sequence GTGATCCGGGCGCTCCTCCTCACTCTCGCGCTCGCCGCCCCGGCGGAGGCGCGCTGCCGGCTGGCGCTGGCGCTCGGCATGGACATCTCGTCCTCGGTCAATTCGTGGGAATACGAGCTGCAGCTCTACGGCCTCGCCGCCGCCTTCCGTGACGAGGCGGTGATCGAGGCGATCCTGTCGGTGCCCGGCCAGCACGTGCTGGTCCTGCCCTACGAGTGGTCCGGCCAGATGCAGCAGGACGCGATCGGCGGCTGGACGCGGCTGTCCTCGGCAGAGGAGATCGCGGCCCTCGCCGACCGCCTGTCGGCCCACACGCGGCGCTACCAGAACTTCTCCACCGGCATCGGCACGGCGCTGGAATACGCGATCCGGCAGTTCGACCGGCTGCCCGAACGCTGCGACCGCCATGTGATCGACTTGTCCGGTGACGGGGTGGACAATGACGGGCGCACGGCGCCGGAGCTGCATCCCCGCCTGATCGCCGCCGGCATCACGGTCAACGCGCTGGTGATCGCGGGGGGCGACCCGGACCCGGTCAGCTACTACGCCGACCAGGTGATCGTAGGCCCCGACGCCTTCCACCTGATCGCCCGCAACGGGTTCGAGGATTATCCCGAACTCATCAAGGGCAAGCTGATCCGCGAGCTGAACCCGCCGCTCCTCATCGGAGAAGCGGCGGAGGAGGAACCGGCCCCTACTCGTTGA
- a CDS encoding DUF4169 family protein, translated as MADAPINLRRWKKQRGREEARKEADANAARHGESKAEKVARLTEAKRAERDLDGKKRE; from the coding sequence ATGGCCGACGCCCCGATCAACCTGCGCCGCTGGAAGAAGCAGAGGGGCCGCGAAGAGGCGCGCAAGGAGGCCGACGCCAACGCCGCTCGCCATGGCGAGAGCAAGGCGGAGAAGGTAGCCCGTCTGACAGAGGCAAAGCGGGCCGAGCGCGACCTCGACGGCAAGAAGCGGGAATGA
- a CDS encoding extracellular solute-binding protein, which produces MDAFYAQTGLTVAVRPLSGDVIGALLEETDAGEADVFITASVTRLDEAFQNGLTEPVSSSMLDLHVPAQFRQSEGHWYGVTRRVRALYVSKDAPLRLRSLTYEDLASPYMQGRICIRSGSHPYNIALFSAYAAHHGREETRAWLAGLKQNLARLPEGNDRAQMRAVAEGICSVAVANSYYYGLAQTNFRQREWAHRIDIIFPRFEDGGSHVNMSGMAMLSSVRDRRAAQSFMEFQLSAEAQAIYARRNFEYPMRTDVGSGSFVDMWGAFESDPIEVQLITDLHLSVEDMINEMAFNE; this is translated from the coding sequence GTGGACGCCTTCTACGCGCAAACGGGCCTCACCGTTGCCGTGCGTCCGCTCAGCGGCGATGTCATCGGCGCGCTGCTCGAAGAAACCGATGCCGGGGAGGCGGATGTCTTCATCACCGCATCTGTGACCCGGCTCGACGAAGCCTTCCAGAACGGCCTGACCGAGCCGGTGTCGTCTTCTATGCTCGACCTGCACGTGCCGGCGCAATTCCGACAGTCGGAGGGGCACTGGTACGGTGTGACCCGGCGGGTGCGGGCGCTCTACGTCTCCAAGGACGCGCCGCTGCGGTTGCGCAGCCTCACCTATGAGGATCTCGCCTCTCCTTACATGCAGGGGCGGATCTGCATCCGGTCGGGCTCGCATCCCTACAACATCGCCCTCTTCTCCGCCTATGCCGCCCATCACGGGCGGGAGGAGACGCGGGCCTGGCTGGCCGGTCTCAAGCAGAACCTCGCCCGGCTGCCGGAGGGCAATGACCGCGCGCAGATGCGGGCGGTGGCCGAGGGGATCTGCTCCGTCGCCGTGGCGAACTCCTATTACTACGGTCTCGCGCAGACGAATTTCCGGCAGCGCGAATGGGCACACCGGATCGACATCATCTTCCCGCGGTTCGAGGATGGCGGCAGCCACGTGAACATGTCCGGCATGGCGATGCTGTCGAGCGTGCGGGACAGGCGGGCCGCGCAGTCCTTCATGGAGTTCCAGCTTTCGGCGGAAGCGCAGGCGATCTATGCCCGGCGCAACTTCGAGTACCCGATGCGCACCGATGTGGGCTCGGGCAGCTTCGTCGACATGTGGGGCGCGTTCGAGAGCGATCCGATCGAGGTGCAGCTCATCACCGATCTCCACCTGTCGGTGGAGGACATGATCAACGAGATGGCCTTCAACGAGTAG
- a CDS encoding permease has protein sequence MVEIPVSRRALPRPTAWWVVVAIPLAVALFDPAALGGVLDFAARALGGTLPYILAAVLMIAGLKATGAERAIGAAFEGRESRAIVLAALMGGLAPFCSCEVIPFIAGLLAVGVPLGPVMAFWLASPLIDPPSLAITAGALGWDFAIGKAVSAVALGLFGGFAMKALSGLFTDPLRPRQSGGCGCGAPKMGQPVWRFWEHADRRAVFGQELRVNGLFLLKWLTLAYLLEALMVRYVPAGAIAGLVGGDGVFTVALSAVLGMPAYLNSYAAPALVDGLMAEGMSASAAMAFMIGGAVSSIPAMAAVWSLVRPQVFAVYLGLGFTGATLAGLVFGMIV, from the coding sequence ATGGTTGAGATCCCCGTTTCCCGCCGCGCGCTGCCGCGGCCGACCGCCTGGTGGGTGGTCGTTGCCATCCCGCTAGCCGTAGCGCTCTTCGATCCGGCCGCGCTGGGCGGGGTGCTCGACTTCGCCGCCCGGGCGCTGGGCGGAACGCTGCCCTACATCCTCGCTGCCGTCCTGATGATCGCCGGGTTGAAGGCGACGGGGGCCGAGCGGGCCATCGGCGCCGCGTTCGAGGGGCGGGAGAGCCGGGCGATCGTGCTCGCGGCCCTGATGGGCGGGCTGGCGCCGTTCTGCTCCTGCGAGGTGATCCCGTTCATCGCGGGGCTGCTGGCGGTGGGCGTGCCTCTGGGGCCTGTGATGGCGTTCTGGCTCGCCTCCCCCCTCATCGACCCGCCGTCGCTGGCGATCACCGCAGGCGCGCTCGGCTGGGACTTCGCCATCGGGAAGGCGGTGTCGGCAGTGGCGCTGGGCCTTTTCGGCGGGTTCGCGATGAAGGCGCTGTCGGGCCTCTTCACCGATCCGCTGCGCCCGCGGCAGAGCGGCGGCTGCGGCTGCGGTGCCCCGAAGATGGGTCAGCCCGTGTGGCGGTTCTGGGAGCATGCGGACCGGCGCGCCGTCTTCGGGCAGGAGCTGCGGGTCAACGGGCTGTTCCTGCTGAAATGGCTGACGCTTGCCTATCTGCTGGAGGCGCTGATGGTCCGCTACGTGCCCGCAGGGGCCATTGCGGGGCTGGTCGGCGGGGACGGGGTCTTCACCGTGGCGTTGAGCGCCGTGCTCGGCATGCCCGCCTATCTCAACTCCTACGCAGCACCCGCGCTGGTCGACGGGCTGATGGCGGAGGGGATGTCGGCCTCGGCCGCGATGGCCTTCATGATCGGGGGGGCGGTGAGCTCGATCCCCGCCATGGCGGCGGTCTGGAGCCTCGTGCGGCCGCAGGTCTTCGCGGTCTATCTCGGGCTCGGCTTCACGGGCGCGACGCTGGCCGGGCTGGTCTTCGGGATGATCGTCTGA
- the thyX gene encoding FAD-dependent thymidylate synthase → MPITPDQQAEIDAQRGESRQTLRATVPGMEAHLYKAHEVLDHGFVRVIDYMGDDSAIVQAARVSYGRGTKAVQNDAGLIRYLMRHWHSTPFEMCEIKLHVKLPVFVARQWIRHRTANVNEYSARYSILDREFYIPAPDQLAAQSKQNNQGRGAVLEGEEAERVLRLLREDSTRAYDHYEEMLSQDGQQGLARELARMNLPANVYTQWYWKVDLHNLFHFLRLRADAHAQYEIRVYAEALCEVVADWVPLAYAAFEDYRMGGVQLSARGLDCLRRMLRGEEVNQDSSGMSAGEWREFKAIIDG, encoded by the coding sequence ATGCCCATCACCCCCGACCAGCAGGCCGAGATCGACGCCCAGCGGGGGGAGAGCCGTCAGACGCTGCGCGCCACGGTGCCGGGGATGGAGGCGCATCTCTACAAGGCGCACGAGGTGCTCGACCACGGCTTCGTCCGGGTCATCGACTATATGGGCGACGACAGCGCCATCGTTCAGGCCGCGCGGGTGAGCTACGGCCGCGGCACGAAGGCGGTGCAGAACGATGCGGGGCTGATCCGTTACCTGATGCGGCACTGGCACTCCACGCCCTTCGAGATGTGCGAGATCAAGCTGCACGTGAAGCTTCCCGTCTTCGTCGCGCGCCAGTGGATCCGGCACCGCACGGCGAATGTGAACGAGTACTCGGCCCGCTACTCCATCCTCGATCGGGAGTTCTACATCCCTGCGCCCGACCAGCTCGCCGCGCAGTCGAAGCAGAACAACCAGGGCCGCGGTGCGGTGCTGGAGGGCGAGGAGGCCGAGCGGGTGCTGCGCCTGCTGCGCGAGGACTCCACCCGCGCTTACGACCATTACGAGGAGATGCTGAGCCAGGACGGCCAGCAGGGCCTCGCCCGCGAGCTCGCCCGGATGAACCTGCCGGCCAATGTCTACACCCAGTGGTACTGGAAGGTGGACCTGCACAACCTCTTCCACTTCCTGCGGCTGCGCGCGGATGCCCATGCGCAGTACGAGATCCGGGTCTATGCGGAGGCGCTGTGCGAGGTCGTCGCCGACTGGGTGCCGCTTGCCTATGCCGCCTTCGAGGACTATCGGATGGGAGGTGTGCAGCTTTCCGCGCGCGGCCTCGACTGCCTGCGCCGGATGCTGCGTGGCGAAGAGGTCAATCAGGACAGCTCCGGCATGTCGGCCGGCGAGTGGCGGGAGTTCAAGGCGATCATTGATGGCTGA
- a CDS encoding ribbon-helix-helix domain-containing protein: MSRPEKHSVTLRGHRTSISLEPEFWAAFRAIAARRGVAINALVSQIDESRDPETGLASAIRVFVLADAQDLSAERSSQDSSS; encoded by the coding sequence ATGAGCCGGCCCGAAAAGCACTCCGTCACCCTGCGCGGCCACCGGACTTCGATCAGCCTGGAGCCGGAGTTCTGGGCCGCCTTCCGCGCGATTGCGGCCCGGCGCGGCGTGGCGATCAACGCACTCGTCTCGCAGATCGACGAGAGCCGGGATCCCGAAACGGGCCTTGCCTCGGCCATCCGCGTTTTCGTCCTGGCCGACGCCCAAGATCTTTCGGCCGAAAGATCTTCCCAAGACTCTTCATCCTGA
- a CDS encoding DUF817 domain-containing protein, with amino-acid sequence MQEKSHRLGVERRLGDWMRARLPHGIAEFIMFGLKQGWACLFGGLMLLLLIGTSLIWEDSWWLARYDFLVLAAVGIQILFLATGLESRREAWVILLFHVSGTAMEIFKLHMGSWDYPEPGLLKVGGVPLFSGFMYAAVGSYMARVIRLFDMRFVPYPTEWMTWALGAAIYLNFFWHHFGPDLRYVLMTLTVVIYGRTMVRFTVTRRFAMPLILAAGLSTIFLWIAESVGTSTGTWVYAGHEGFRLAPLAKAGSWYLLLYVSFVQVALIYRDRLSETKEEAHGHRISARDGARP; translated from the coding sequence ATGCAGGAAAAATCCCACCGGCTCGGCGTCGAGCGGCGACTCGGCGACTGGATGCGGGCGCGCCTGCCGCACGGGATCGCGGAATTCATCATGTTCGGGCTCAAGCAGGGCTGGGCGTGCCTGTTCGGCGGGCTGATGCTGCTCCTGCTGATCGGCACCAGCCTGATCTGGGAGGACAGCTGGTGGCTCGCCCGCTACGATTTCCTCGTCCTCGCCGCGGTCGGCATCCAGATCCTGTTCCTTGCCACTGGACTGGAGTCGCGGCGGGAGGCGTGGGTGATCCTGCTCTTCCATGTCAGCGGCACGGCGATGGAGATCTTCAAGCTCCACATGGGCTCCTGGGACTATCCCGAGCCGGGGCTCCTGAAGGTCGGCGGCGTGCCGCTCTTCTCCGGCTTCATGTATGCCGCCGTCGGCAGCTACATGGCGCGGGTCATCCGCCTTTTCGACATGCGCTTCGTGCCCTATCCGACGGAGTGGATGACTTGGGCGCTCGGGGCCGCGATCTACCTCAACTTCTTCTGGCACCATTTCGGCCCGGACCTGCGCTACGTCCTGATGACGCTGACCGTCGTGATCTACGGCCGCACGATGGTGCGCTTCACCGTCACCCGCCGCTTCGCCATGCCGCTGATCCTCGCCGCCGGGCTTTCCACCATCTTCCTCTGGATCGCGGAGAGTGTGGGCACCTCCACCGGCACCTGGGTCTATGCCGGTCACGAGGGGTTCCGCCTCGCCCCGCTCGCGAAGGCTGGATCGTGGTACCTCCTCCTCTATGTGAGCTTCGTGCAGGTCGCGCTGATCTATCGCGACCGGCTTTCAGAGACGAAGGAGGAGGCCCATGGGCATCGAATATCTGCACGCGATGGTGCGCGTCCGTGA
- a CDS encoding SspB family protein, protein MSDRINYGQMMHRALRGLLRDVLERVAADGLPGEHHFFITFDTAHPGVDLADWLRERYPDEMTIVMQEWFDNLAVMDDRFAVTLNFGNSPEPMVIPFDSVKTFVDPSVEFGLRFEPQEESEEDTEGTPIEAELDEPELDDPLDDDGDEGGAEVVSLDSFRKH, encoded by the coding sequence ATGTCGGACCGAATTAACTACGGGCAGATGATGCACCGCGCGCTCCGCGGCCTGCTGCGTGACGTGTTGGAACGGGTCGCGGCGGACGGTCTGCCGGGCGAGCACCACTTCTTCATCACCTTCGACACCGCCCACCCGGGCGTCGACCTCGCCGATTGGTTGCGCGAGCGCTATCCGGACGAGATGACCATCGTGATGCAGGAATGGTTCGACAATCTCGCCGTCATGGACGACCGCTTCGCCGTCACGCTGAACTTCGGCAACTCGCCGGAGCCGATGGTGATCCCCTTCGATTCGGTGAAGACCTTCGTCGATCCCTCCGTCGAGTTCGGCCTGCGCTTCGAGCCGCAGGAGGAAAGCGAGGAGGACACCGAAGGCACCCCCATCGAGGCTGAGCTGGACGAGCCCGAGCTCGACGACCCCCTCGACGATGACGGGGACGAGGGCGGCGCCGAGGTCGTGAGCCTCGACAGCTTCCGCAAGCACTGA
- a CDS encoding VOC family protein: MGIEYLHAMVRVRDIEESKKFYCDLLGLKERRRIDNEKGRFTLVFLCPPDQDDGRADVELTYNWDGDDALPDDSRHFGHLAYKVDDIYETCQKLMDAGVTINRPPRDGHMAFVRSPDNISVELLQKGDAKAPQEPWASMENTGHW, translated from the coding sequence ATGGGCATCGAATATCTGCACGCGATGGTGCGCGTCCGTGACATCGAGGAATCGAAGAAGTTCTACTGCGACCTCCTCGGCCTGAAGGAGCGGCGGCGCATCGACAACGAGAAGGGCCGCTTCACGCTCGTCTTCCTCTGCCCGCCCGATCAGGACGACGGCCGCGCGGATGTCGAGCTGACCTACAACTGGGACGGCGACGACGCCCTGCCCGATGACAGCCGCCATTTCGGGCACCTCGCGTACAAGGTCGACGACATCTACGAGACCTGCCAGAAGCTGATGGATGCGGGCGTGACCATCAACCGCCCGCCCCGCGACGGGCACATGGCCTTCGTCCGCTCCCCCGACAACATCTCCGTCGAGCTTCTGCAGAAGGGGGATGCCAAGGCGCCGCAGGAGCCCTGGGCCTCGATGGAGAATACCGGTCACTGGTAA
- a CDS encoding cytochrome P450, whose product MPVTPPRPVSRPEGASVLARWRAFRKDMFSSQPERLYRARVAELKTPVYRSFTVPDPALARQVLEDAEGFPKSDVLSATLGPLLGRSVFVTNGAEWGEARARIDPAFSGGRVREMAPQIEAAARTMCAGLSPGEVEVEAVTARATADVILRVLFSRPIEDAQAAEVYDAFRAYQRAQPLASPADLLRLPRWVPRRRRGAAAARRLRALVAGLIAARTGEEDDLTARLVKAGFEGERLLDQAVMFLLAGHETSASALSWALLCLALADEVQERAAVEALAAPEGFAGLRQMPFLRDVWREVLRLYPPVPMLPRRAARPAQLRDREVAAGAAVILSPWHSGRHERVWDAPHVFDPDRWSRDVPSEAWFPFSAGPRICPGAGFANTEGVLMLAALLRHWRVAPVEGRMPRPVAHLTVRAADGIWLRFSERS is encoded by the coding sequence GTGCCCGTGACGCCGCCGCGCCCGGTCAGCCGGCCGGAGGGGGCGAGCGTGCTGGCCCGCTGGCGGGCCTTCCGCAAGGACATGTTCAGCTCGCAGCCCGAACGGCTCTACCGCGCGCGGGTGGCGGAGTTGAAGACGCCGGTTTATCGCAGCTTCACCGTGCCGGATCCCGCGCTCGCCCGGCAGGTGCTGGAGGATGCGGAGGGCTTTCCGAAGAGCGACGTGCTCTCCGCGACACTGGGGCCGCTGTTGGGCCGTTCGGTTTTCGTGACCAACGGGGCGGAGTGGGGGGAGGCGCGGGCGCGGATCGATCCGGCCTTTTCCGGCGGGCGGGTGCGGGAGATGGCCCCGCAGATCGAGGCGGCGGCGCGGACGATGTGTGCAGGCCTGTCGCCGGGTGAAGTCGAGGTGGAGGCGGTCACGGCCCGCGCCACGGCGGACGTGATCCTGCGGGTTCTGTTCTCCCGCCCCATCGAGGATGCGCAGGCGGCGGAGGTCTACGACGCCTTCCGCGCCTACCAGCGGGCGCAGCCGCTGGCCTCGCCCGCCGATCTGCTGCGCCTGCCGCGCTGGGTGCCGCGGCGGCGGCGCGGGGCGGCGGCGGCGCGGCGGTTGCGGGCGCTTGTGGCCGGGTTGATCGCGGCGCGAACCGGGGAGGAGGACGACCTGACCGCGCGGCTGGTGAAGGCCGGGTTCGAGGGGGAGCGCCTGCTGGATCAGGCGGTGATGTTCCTGCTGGCGGGGCACGAGACCTCGGCCTCGGCCCTGTCCTGGGCGCTGCTGTGCCTCGCGCTGGCTGACGAGGTGCAGGAGCGGGCGGCGGTTGAGGCGCTTGCGGCGCCGGAGGGCTTCGCCGGGCTGCGGCAGATGCCGTTCCTGCGGGATGTTTGGCGCGAGGTGCTGCGCCTCTATCCGCCCGTTCCGATGCTGCCGCGGCGGGCGGCGCGGCCCGCGCAGCTCCGCGATCGGGAGGTCGCGGCAGGCGCGGCAGTGATCCTCTCGCCGTGGCACAGCGGGCGGCACGAGCGGGTCTGGGACGCGCCCCATGTCTTCGATCCCGACCGCTGGTCGCGCGACGTTCCGTCGGAGGCGTGGTTTCCGTTCTCCGCCGGGCCGCGCATCTGCCCGGGTGCGGGGTTCGCCAATACCGAAGGCGTCCTGATGCTGGCGGCGCTGTTACGGCACTGGCGGGTGGCGCCGGTCGAGGGGCGGATGCCGCGGCCCGTGGCGCATCTGACGGTGCGCGCGGCGGACGGGATCTGGCTGCGGTTTTCTGAGCGGAGCTGA
- a CDS encoding ArsR/SmtB family transcription factor — MRSEEAAQGFAALGSEARLEVVQALVRAGAPGLSVGDIQVRTGMAPSTLAHHLRFLAAAGLVVQERQGRTVINRADFDRLEALGRFAMEECCIEQPSEKEEQNG, encoded by the coding sequence ATGCGCAGCGAAGAAGCAGCCCAGGGATTTGCCGCGCTCGGGTCCGAGGCGCGGCTGGAGGTGGTTCAGGCTCTGGTGCGTGCCGGCGCCCCGGGCCTCAGCGTCGGAGACATCCAGGTGCGCACCGGCATGGCGCCCTCGACCCTGGCGCATCACCTGCGCTTTCTCGCGGCCGCGGGCCTCGTCGTGCAGGAGCGGCAGGGGCGCACGGTGATCAACCGCGCCGATTTCGACCGGCTGGAAGCGCTGGGCCGCTTCGCCATGGAGGAGTGCTGCATCGAGCAGCCGTCCGAGAAGGAAGAGCAGAATGGTTGA
- a CDS encoding DUF1194 domain-containing protein, which yields MIGRVLLIVMLLTGPAASQTCRLALQLALDISSSVDPREYGLQMEGTARALEDPEIRAAFLVEPTVYLTVWEWSGQRQQMMIVDWVPIQTAFDLDRVAQRMRGHRRTTNREPTALGSALAFGIRHFANGPADCEARAIDVSGDGESNDGFPPSSAYRAYDWTNVAVNALVIGGDRHPSLTAYFQTEVIRGPQAFVEVAAGYGDYERAIRRKLLRELQPTFLIGQNR from the coding sequence ATGATCGGTCGCGTGCTTCTCATCGTGATGCTGCTCACCGGCCCTGCAGCGTCACAGACCTGTCGGCTCGCGCTGCAATTGGCCCTCGATATCTCGTCCTCCGTCGATCCGCGCGAATATGGCCTCCAGATGGAGGGCACGGCCCGCGCGCTCGAGGATCCGGAGATCCGCGCCGCCTTCCTGGTGGAGCCCACGGTCTACCTCACGGTGTGGGAGTGGTCTGGCCAGCGTCAGCAGATGATGATCGTGGACTGGGTGCCCATCCAGACCGCCTTCGACCTCGACCGGGTGGCCCAGCGCATGCGCGGCCACCGGCGGACGACCAATCGCGAACCCACGGCGCTCGGCTCCGCCCTCGCCTTCGGGATCCGGCACTTCGCGAACGGACCCGCCGATTGCGAGGCGCGGGCGATCGATGTCTCCGGCGATGGGGAGAGTAATGATGGCTTTCCGCCCTCCTCCGCCTACCGCGCCTATGACTGGACCAATGTCGCTGTGAACGCGCTGGTGATCGGCGGCGACCGGCACCCGTCGCTGACCGCCTATTTCCAGACCGAGGTCATTCGCGGGCCGCAGGCCTTCGTGGAGGTGGCGGCGGGCTATGGTGATTATGAACGAGCGATCCGGCGCAAGCTGCTGCGCGAATTGCAGCCCACCTTCCTGATCGGACAAAACCGGTGA
- the fumC gene encoding class II fumarate hydratase, whose product MQKTRTETDSFGPLEVPADKYWGAQTQRSIQNFPIGWEKQPVALVRALGAIKQAAAQANMELGSLEPKLGNAIVEAASEVVSGKLDDHFPLVVWQTGSGTQSNMNANEVIANRAIEILGGEIGSKDPVHPNDHCNMSQSSNDTFPTAMHIAAARTAVDVLLPGLETLHRALADKAEAFSDIIKIGRTHTQDATPLTLGQEFGGYAYQVEQGIRRVKHALDNIYPLAQGGTAVGTGLNTKVGFAEKVASNIANITGLPFTTAPNKFEALAAHDAIVEMSGALKTVAASLFKIANDIRLLGSGPRCGLGELMLPENEPGSSIMPGKVNPTQCEALTQVCAHVMGNDAAIGFAGSQGHFELNVYKPMMIYNCLQSMQLLGDAAVAFTDNCVVGIEADEERISKLMWESLMLVTALAPEIGYDNATKVAKTAHKNRTTLKEEAINLGFVDAETFDRVVQPRDMLGPK is encoded by the coding sequence ATGCAGAAGACGCGCACGGAAACCGACAGCTTCGGACCGCTCGAGGTTCCGGCCGACAAGTACTGGGGCGCGCAGACCCAGCGCTCGATCCAGAACTTCCCCATCGGATGGGAAAAGCAGCCCGTGGCCCTCGTCCGCGCGCTCGGCGCCATCAAGCAGGCGGCTGCCCAGGCGAACATGGAGCTCGGCAGCCTGGAGCCGAAGCTCGGCAACGCCATCGTGGAGGCAGCCTCCGAGGTGGTCTCCGGCAAGCTCGACGATCACTTCCCGCTGGTCGTCTGGCAGACCGGCTCCGGCACCCAGTCGAACATGAACGCCAACGAGGTCATTGCGAACCGCGCGATCGAGATCTTGGGCGGTGAGATCGGCTCCAAGGACCCGGTGCACCCCAACGATCACTGCAACATGTCGCAGAGCTCGAACGACACGTTCCCCACCGCGATGCACATCGCCGCGGCCCGTACCGCCGTCGACGTGCTGCTGCCGGGGCTGGAGACGCTGCACCGCGCGCTCGCCGACAAGGCCGAGGCGTTCAGCGACATCATCAAGATAGGCCGCACCCACACCCAGGACGCGACACCCCTGACGCTGGGCCAGGAATTCGGCGGCTACGCCTATCAGGTCGAGCAGGGCATCCGCCGGGTGAAGCACGCGCTCGACAATATCTATCCGCTCGCACAGGGCGGCACCGCGGTCGGCACCGGCCTCAACACCAAGGTGGGCTTTGCCGAGAAGGTCGCCTCCAACATCGCGAACATCACCGGCCTGCCCTTCACCACCGCCCCCAACAAGTTCGAGGCACTGGCGGCACATGACGCGATCGTGGAGATGTCGGGTGCGCTGAAGACCGTCGCAGCCTCCCTCTTCAAGATCGCAAACGACATCCGCCTGCTGGGCTCCGGCCCCCGCTGCGGCCTCGGCGAGCTGATGCTGCCGGAAAACGAACCGGGCTCCTCGATCATGCCGGGCAAGGTGAACCCCACCCAATGCGAGGCGCTGACCCAGGTCTGCGCCCACGTCATGGGCAACGACGCGGCCATCGGCTTCGCCGGCAGCCAGGGCCATTTCGAGCTCAACGTCTACAAGCCGATGATGATCTACAACTGCCTGCAGTCGATGCAGCTTCTGGGCGATGCGGCCGTCGCCTTCACCGACAACTGCGTCGTTGGGATCGAGGCGGATGAGGAGCGGATCTCCAAGCTGATGTGGGAAAGCCTGATGCTCGTGACCGCGCTCGCGCCCGAGATCGGCTACGACAACGCGACCAAGGTCGCCAAGACCGCGCACAAGAACCGCACCACGCTCAAGGAAGAAGCCATCAACCTCGGCTTCGTCGATGCGGAGACATTCGACCGTGTCGTCCAGCCGAGGGACATGCTCGGGCCGAAGTAA
- a CDS encoding glycosyltransferase family 2 protein, with protein sequence MAEMAATRIVITVCTRNRLDLLEPCLRSLLDQLVPEGFDVSIVVCENDDPPKSDALCAEMGPRVTYVQEPDPGISPARNTAVRTALEANADWIVFFDDDQVAEEGWMTALCGEIAEDRADVITGPALRRYEAEPPEWYPPFSGNRKPTGTRIKLAASNNTACRRYLFAEDGLALRFDYALRFAGSSDTELFWRANQAGARFIWCDEQVATEFWPASRLTLKSQLQRAQRTAENRHYILGKRHGRPTAAFLTGFKALRRLLAVPFGGIAGLVLLPIDRVGGKRRLYSAGRKLYQSWGAVRGLLGLSIEAYRGR encoded by the coding sequence ATGGCTGAAATGGCTGCGACCCGGATCGTCATCACCGTCTGCACCCGGAACCGGCTCGACCTGCTCGAACCCTGCCTGCGCTCGCTCCTCGATCAGCTGGTACCCGAGGGCTTCGACGTCAGCATCGTCGTCTGCGAGAACGATGACCCGCCGAAATCCGATGCGCTCTGCGCCGAGATGGGGCCGCGGGTCACCTATGTGCAGGAGCCCGATCCCGGCATCTCGCCCGCCCGCAACACCGCGGTGCGCACGGCGCTCGAGGCGAATGCCGACTGGATCGTGTTCTTCGACGACGACCAGGTGGCGGAGGAGGGCTGGATGACCGCCCTGTGCGGTGAGATCGCCGAGGACCGCGCCGACGTTATCACCGGCCCAGCGCTGCGCCGTTACGAGGCCGAGCCGCCCGAGTGGTATCCGCCCTTCTCCGGCAACCGGAAGCCGACGGGCACGCGGATCAAGCTCGCCGCGAGCAACAACACCGCCTGCCGCCGCTATCTCTTCGCCGAGGACGGGCTCGCGCTGCGCTTCGATTATGCGCTGCGGTTCGCGGGCTCCAGCGACACCGAGCTCTTCTGGCGCGCGAACCAGGCGGGTGCGCGGTTCATCTGGTGTGACGAGCAGGTGGCGACGGAGTTCTGGCCGGCGAGCCGTCTGACGCTGAAGAGCCAGCTCCAGCGCGCGCAACGCACGGCGGAGAACCGGCACTATATCCTGGGCAAGCGCCACGGCCGACCGACGGCGGCGTTCCTCACCGGCTTCAAGGCGCTGCGGCGGCTCCTTGCCGTGCCCTTCGGCGGGATCGCGGGTCTGGTGCTGCTGCCGATCGACCGGGTCGGTGGGAAACGCCGTCTCTATAGTGCGGGGCGCAAGCTCTATCAAAGCTGGGGGGCGGTCCGTGGGCTGCTCGGCCTGTCCATCGAGGCCTATCGCGGGCGGTAG